In the Argiope bruennichi chromosome 8, qqArgBrue1.1, whole genome shotgun sequence genome, tcgattgatattttattaaaaaattaactaaatgaaatttgataaactaTTTCTGACAAATGAATTTCTTATAGCATCAACATTATAGTTTCTTGATCCATTAATTCTTGAACTAAGAATTTGAAATTGTCTTGCCTTTGTAAGTGAGTATAATAAAACTGCTcattaatattattcttgaaaattcaGTGCCAGCTTAAGAGCTATAAATAGAATTATGCACATCTTGTCCAAAGGTAAGATTCAAATAACATCTAAGGAATGCTACATAAAAACATATGATAACCAGAAAGATAATTAAATCTATTCATGTGTTAATACCAAAATGACTTTTACTAATTCAATAGaagtaatttacatttaaaattgtcTTCCAATTTATcttcggaaaaatatttttctgccatttaaaattttttattgtgcaGTAAAAATTGtatctgttttattataattgcatGTGAATAAGTTTAATTGTTGAGAAAAGgcatgtgaaatttatttttcaaattattgacaATTTacactataattaattttactttataagatTAATTTCGACTGTTAACAATGAAACTATCATCTTATTTGTTTGTATATTGACTGTTCTGGACCTTACCCCTTTTGCCTGTCTGTTCTCAACCTTACCCCTATTTTTGTTCATTggttccaatatttttttttttacaagttacatgttaatattaaaaaacagccTTCTAAAaggtaaaagtttaaaatttgattttcctacATCCTCTCCTCACTTCAAAACTTGGCTATATAGGTTTAAAAAGAGCTGATAGTATCAAAATACATTATGTTGTTGGtaaattacaaattctttaactatttgaatcctgctaaaataaaaattcctgtgCTTTAGGATTCAGGgtactttttcattaaataaaacagaatcgCCCCTCCTTTTGAGAAATTGCAAGAGAAGTTAGGATCCATACTGCATGACcagttttcaacaatgaaaggaTAGGCTATAATAATTgtttgtagtttaaaattttgaattaaaaatttaatcactcATAAATATTCAATGTTAAGTCTTTAATTATTACCTTGAATAATGCCTTATTTAGTTAccaacttttaattataaaggtgatattttatatgatataatgCCTTAATGTCATTATGGCTGATAAATTTTCCTGCATAACATTTCAAAGtacttctttatatataatataaagtttaaattttgtttgttatcaagatattttgtaatatggtgaacaaaattgttttatttttcagtatatttctgagtttatttttaagaacataaatttgatttgcaATGCATTATGGGATTTCATACTTACCaggaaactatttataaaaataaaattattattcacatataattttttgttttaattcactgcttttgttttaaacaaatgcattttattccttcaaacattttaaagtgataaacaaataattaaaaacacattttaaaataaattccttattatttttaacaatgtttgCTAGAATTACATGAGGGAGAAACAAAATCATTAtttcctcatttatttttaattactttaatttccaagaatttcattTCAGAGGAGTATTGTTGAAAATTCTATAGGTTTGCctgtaaaataatagaaaatttcttaattttaagtaaaagtgAATCAtgcaaaaataagagaaaaaaaagtagggGAAGTTTACAGATATGATTGCTAATTGACTAATCATGTGTATTCAAGTATGCACTGATaggaatttttgttgaaattaatgtattttccTAAAGAAGAACCAAGAAAAGAGAAGCCACATGAAGAACGTTAAATATCATTAACATCTttgattattaagaaaattgcaaatttgtttttaaaaattaaaataaaagtagttattttttgtatttatttgttttgtaaaattcaCAAGCCATGTTTACGCAAAACTTGTTCATGTGGTGTTTATGGCTCTTCTATCTATAAGCAACCTTCATTGAAAAGTCTGTAGATATTCCTTGGTGACTTcaatgggaaaaattattttgatgttcttctttttattcatttatgatgataaaaatctaatttaacatTTGCGTAATTATGAAAGATAGTCAAATTAATTAAGGATCCAAATATTTCCTGCCATAATTAGTATATGCTAAGCtaaatattacatgattttttatttacatatcattaaaaaattaataaatcaaactaaatacgatgaaattatctgtatttttcatacaattgctttctaaattttcagtactgacattataattttttttaatgaaatacattatattttatgatattttatacaaCAACTTTATTTGCTGTTTTTGacttaaattattcttcaaataattttaaatataattgataatctTTCTATTCtctaaaatatgcaaatcagaGAAAGTTGGGGAAAAACTATAAGcagcaaaaattgaaaattttattacttctagTTTCTTTTGCTTCTTAAAAATGTTGCTTGCAGCTAACCTGATTTCTCCTTATCTGACCTAATATTTTAGCCTCATAaatgttcaaagaaattttacatatagtttaaatatttgttcaccTTATTATCTATGGAATACTTCTAAATGCCAATGTGTTTGATATCTATTATTCagacaaaaattaaagatttcactCAGTTAGCAATGAAAGTAtgttgataattatataaaattgaaagatgAGTACAACACTAAAAATACACCTGagtaatttcatgtatttattgataatatcttgaaatattcaagaagaaagtgaaaatagatttagaaaagttgtagcaaaaaaaaaaaaaaaaaaactgactctTTATTCTTGTAAGGCTTGACAAAAGTCCTTTTGAACAATATCatgaaaatttatagtttaaCTATTCCTATATCTCAGGCAAGagaatataaatgcatatatttcaatCCCAATATAGTAAATTTCAGTGTCTGgtatcttttttcttaattacatGCACTTTTATACTATTATTATGTAGTGGATATATGAGACCCAAGGACTAATTAGTATTAGAGGACCAAGTACTCCTTAGAGAATATCTGTGTGCCTTgtcataaattactttattttcttaaaattcactCAACTACCTTACATAGTTAGGCGTTTGAATAGGATAGTTTAAGGCAGTCCAGGTCacctattgttaaaaattcattcaaataaaaatgcttataaatattatgataaaacatgtttaaatgagaatattttataaatttcctttttattttcattatcaagtTCAAAACCATCTTTCCATCATGTAAATGGACGTAGACCTTACGTGCCAAGACAGACTCCTGATCCCCCACACTTGGAAGTCATTAAATACATTCATGattgtaagtaaatatttttaatatgctatttgtttgtttaaagttCAAGttaattagcatatttaaatttaattcaaataatttgtttatgtaTAAAAGAAAACCAAGGAAAGTGAAatgcatatcaaaattataataggAATTAATTAAAGTTGGTATTAATGTATTGTATAGTTGAAATTCATTGGCAGATATGCTGGTCTTTcagttaaaactttttataaatacaagtatgcttttcctagaaaatttaattgaaattatatctaccaatcttgcaatatatatatatatatatatatatatatatatattctgtattaaaTGGCTTCtcatatgcagaatttttttatttaagttgtaattctataaatattaatgttttgttaataaccaaatttctttaaaaatacaatgcaTTCAAAATGTcaagtaaagttttattcatcTGAATTAGAAACtaatcagcatttttaaaatataagaaagatatCTCAACTGTATGATAAACTTTTtgctaaatatgtatatatttgcatcaaaaaattaattaattaaaaagataggACTTGAAATACTCAGAAAAACATTTCATACTCAGAAAACATTTCGTACtcattcaaatcatatttttactCTAATAGTTTCTTAAACttggaaaaattttgaatgaaaaattatgtgaATGTGTACtaacagtattttcttttatgttaacTTAAATTGCAtggtagaattttaaattaattttagtgataaactgttccaaaataatattattatctgccaataattctattctttataacttcatcagttaattttatatgtattcctTTTGTTTCACTGCAgaagtcaaaataaattatttgcagttttgaaactaaatagctttttatttaaacttccgAGTTATGAATTTCATTGGTCCCAACAAGAAAATTATACaagtttatgattaaaaaaaaaattgtcttaagaATAATGtgtctatattttttattgttgattactggaaaaataatttaaaattttcatcatgtaCAATTTTGTCATAAATCACATGTTTAAATTTGTGCACATTTTACGTATTGAAGAGTCACAATgctatttaagattttttttaacaaaaatattaaataatttctttacgaTTTTcctcaaaagattaatttatcatctaaattatGACTTAGTTAGGATTAATTGCTGAGTGTCTATGAAGTCATATCATGAAACtatcgaaatatttttgttttgagcATTTTCTCTCAAAGTATAAAGAAGGAAGAGAGGGAATGCCTttcatctttgaaataaaaagtatataaaatttgttatcaaagtttaaatatttatcaaaaaaataattttaataatgcatgcTCTTCCTTTTCCCCTGCTttgacttttatatatatatgtgggttAGTGCTAGTTTCAATTACCTAACCTACAAATTTCCTGCCTAATTTAAAGGTAATTAATTAAAGGTTTAAATTTAAGGtgatctacatatatatatatatatatatatatatatacatctgaTTATTTGGAGTTTTTAAAGGTTTATAGCATATATAGTCATTTTTGCTCTAAATGGTGgggaaatttgaaatacatatgttgaaaaaacttttgaattatgaattgatttttaatttgtttaattgtaATAACTACATTTTGtgttatataatatgtttaattttagctTGAACATTCCACTTCATTAGTTCAagttaattgtataaaatacttattaatttgttaattttaatgagAAGGCTGCAATTCTGTTCCAaaagtttttcttccttttctgctatttagaaaagtaaattatatcGCTTATTTCTATTTACACTTGAAGAAGTTTTGGAAAGTTAACTACAATtgctttaatttgtaaaatatcattttcactaTAGACACTTCAGCAAATAGCAATTTGTGTAAAAGTTACtattgtagtttttaaaattgtgaaatcaaGAGTATTATGAATTGTTGGCAAATGCCATAAAATGCGAAACCTGTCTGGTTTCACTGTTTAATAGATGGAAAAAAGAATTTGGAAGAATCCTTTCTTAGTAAATACTCTTTGATGACAGATATATAtctaattgttataatttatattattgaattaaaaagaatacttttatatgtattgcattatttcttttttcactctTTAGCCTGGAAAAATATTTGTAGAGAAATTGAAGTAAATCGATCTTGTGCAGCCGAAGGAAAACGTAAGttctgtctttctttttttttttaatccgtaaAATTGAAAGTATACTATGAATGTAAGACTCTTACTAAGAATTTAAGACTTTTATGTTGTagctttttgtaaaatattgtaagttACATCTTTTACTCAGGGAATCCAAAAtgatttaattgtatatttggctttatttatttttaaaattgaaagtgaaTGTGGAGTATGGTGTTATTTTGcagttttctgtaaaattctttCTGGAAAACCCCGTTTTTTAATGttctaagaatattattttcttataatatttgattatatttggaatttgaaagcaaatatttcgaaaacatattaataagCATGAATCATCAAATTAAAGTCTACAGTGTTACTATTTATAATCCATAAGTTAtaacatttaatgttttttggTATATAAATAATGTTCTTCTGTTACTAAACTCTAAAACGTATGTTAGAATTAGTTCAAGCCATATCTCTTTTAGTAACCagtaacaaatttctttttgttgagAATATTAAGTTTGAGAATTAGTCAAGCtcataatattaatcatttttattcgcttataaaaaataatttaagctgaaattaaatatttatatatatggatAAACTTGcagaattttatgattataactcaaattgttatatttaaaatgtgtcaTAAATAGAGGagcattattaatattcttaaaaacataaaatagtattatttgcattaaattctgattttttctttttctttattaacttttCTGATTAACTTATTACATGAAGTATTACTCAACACACAGTTTCCATGCCATcgggaaaacacagggaatttaaaaattgacttaaaaacTCGGAAAATGCAGGgagatttgaaagtttttttataaaaactgggGAAATGCAGGAAATGATAAGTTTTTAGggatgcccccccccctcccaatttAAAACATGCCTATCTCTATTGTCATTGCTtccaaaaacaaaacatttccgCTCCTGATCATGTAATACAGAAATTCACACCTTTTCTACtcctctctctctttcttttttaaatttatatatatatatatatatatatatatatatatatatatatatatatattggtccTATTTTGACTTGTGAGACAGTTGTTCTTTTTTCCATAAGATTTccgaattgcagctaatgagtATGCACAAGACTTATGTAATTATGTGAAAGATAAGAATACATTTCTTTGGCGGGAATAGCAACATTCAATCTGTGGACGTATCACAGTGGTATTTAGTCGCTCAAACGTAAATTTATTGactggtttgtttattatttgagaaatagtgagcttattcaaagtagattagagaattttaaaaaaaaaaaaaaaaaaaaacattgagctgctcaaaatttgtatttaatacaaattggaTGGATAAATATAATCAGTCCTGATATTGTTTGAGAAGAACTGCAAAATCTATTTGTTGCATATTGTCcactttataagaaaataataagcctATGTAATAAGGGAAAACAGGCACTTATTAGGGCACTCTAAAAAAATGGATACCAAAATTGCATATCAGTTCAAAAAAGTCATAATTAATATTAGACTTTGTATCTGTAGGAATGAAGGAGGTGATATGTCAAgtctgaaaatgaatgaatttttagttcaagaacaatcatttaaagcagaaattttatgTGCATTAAAAATTGTTGCATCACATTTATCCCTTAATGCATTCAttgatatatcagaaatattttcatatatgttcACTGAATGTGAAATAGctcaaaaatatacattataggCCATACAAAAATATCATATCTCATTTGTTAAGGATTAGCTCCAAGAAACTGATACctgaaaatctgcagaaattgatgcccaaatacatgaatcggcaaaaatgaataaacaagaaaagtaattttgctttgttaactaattattaaatgacttgtatcatgataacaaaagtgttttgttttatttcacccaAGTCCTTAGTTTTATGTGACTTACAGTTAAAGAGCATGCGAAGTAATTTATCTCCCTCcccttaatatatgaaattagtctttaaattctaaataataaataaaggtaaaattgtttttttatataaatataaaccttcttttaataatttaattttcgaacTGTTTCATTGACAATTTTTAGAGCTATATTTAATCCaacacttttttataatttatggagTTGTGAAATGT is a window encoding:
- the LOC129981887 gene encoding uncharacterized protein LOC129981887; the protein is MSSKPSFHHVNGRRPYVPRQTPDPPHLEVIKYIHDSWKNICREIEVNRSCAAEGKPPTITYYSSNLPEEQFPRPDFKRFDLDGFLEKRLLAFQANKQQSQ